A window from Rana temporaria chromosome 8, aRanTem1.1, whole genome shotgun sequence encodes these proteins:
- the NEUROG3 gene encoding neurogenin-3 gives MSPKTESIQRRSERELYYDIGEDEDPSCSLPCSPAPSAGSEGCPLGEGFSFVNSREPPCKKQKGKRTRFQAKSNLTVVKQKKNRRVKANDRERNRMHNLNSALDALRNVLPAFPDDAKLTKIETLRFAYNYIWALSETLRIPDHGIFNLGHQDMRETLDKLPKSCFMVDLTSPNSNCSSTSDWESLYSPLSQNDNHSSTHFMDDFISQALPCARHSASFSGFL, from the coding sequence aTGTCTCCTAAAACCGAAAGCATCCAACGTAGAAGCGAAAGAGAGCTTTACTATGATATCGGTGAGGATGAGGACCCTTCCTGTTCTTTGCCATGTTCTCCTGCCCCTTCAGCTGGCAGTGAAGGCTGCCCACTGGGAGAAGGTTTTTCCTTTGTTAATTCCAGGGAGCCCCCCTGCAAAAAGCAAAAGGGGAAAAGAACCAGATTCCAGGCCAAGAGTAATCTGACAGTTGTCAAACAGAAGAAGAATCGCAGAGTCAAGGCTAATGACAGAGAAAGAAACCGCATGCACAACCTAAACTCAGCCTTGGATGCGCTGAGGAATGTTTTGCCAGCCTTCCCCGAtgatgccaagctgaccaagattgaaACGCTGAGATTTGCTTATAATTATATCTGGGCTTTATCTGAGACTCTGCGCATTCCTGATCATGGCATCTTTAACCTAGGACACCAGGACATGAGAGAAACATTAGACAAGTTACCCAAATCTTGCTTTATGGTGGACCTGACAAGCCCTAACAGCAACTGCAGTTCCACCAGTGACTGGGAGTCTCTCTATTCCCCATTGTCTCAGAATGACAATCACAGTTCCACACACTTCATGGATGATTTTATCTCCCAGGCTCTGCCTTGTGCAAGACACTCTGCTTCCTTTTCAGGGTTTTTATAA